The following are encoded together in the Neospora caninum Liverpool complete genome, chromosome IV genome:
- a CDS encoding elongation factor 1-alpha, related, translating to MSRFVFNPNASVFVPGGGQNLSAPPPPPPPASEGHGSAVPCQATQAPSASQMAPPAMTPASVPTVNEVTEQMENLKVQQKESCWSDEADDIVEDASPASADKAPTTAAPSSPVVAQQPAASSEAGMSKAQAREAAAAAASKKNPPDSRPHMNIVFIGHVDAGKSTTCGNILYLTGGVDERTIEKYEKEAKEKNRESWFLAFVMDTNEEERQKGKTVEVGRAFFSTPNRRFTLLDAPGHKAFVPNMIEGAAQADVGVLIISARKGEFETGFEKGGQTREHALLAKTLGVNQLVIAVNKMDEPTCGWSQERFEEIEKKLTPFLKSCGFNPAKDIFFIPISGLHGQNLKDHVSRPGTKAYDPRASWYGTERPSLFELFDSVPVPDRKEDDPLRVPILDGYKDGGVIALGKVEAGTLTPGMNCILMPFKNKVKVTGVFIEDDEVAYAKPGENVRIKLMGIDEDQLGNGMMLCPLNEPCPVVSSFIGRLGIVELLEHRPLVTAGYSCVLHAHTAREEIVLNKLLEVVDKKTKKKKTNPQFVKNDCMVTVEIELQNPVCLEEFEKMPQLGRFTLRDEGKTIGIGRVLQILKTA from the exons ATGTCGAGATTCGTCTTTAATCCGAACGCCAGTGTCTTCGTGCCGG GCGGCGGCCAAAACCTCTCCGCGCCACCACCGCCGCCACCCCCTGCAAGCGAGGGCCACGGCAGTGCGGTTCCGTGCCAGGCGACCCAGgctccttctgcttctcagATGGCCCCCCCCGCAATGACTCCCGCATCTGTACCAACCGTGAACGAAGTTACTGAACAAATGGAGAATCTTAAAGTCCAGCAGAAAGAATCGTGCTGGTCCGACGAGGCAG ACGATATTGTCGAGGATGCTTCCCCTGCAAGTGCAGACAAGGCACCGACAACTGCGGCCCCGTCCTCGCCTGTCGTGGCTCAGCAACCCGCAGCTTCCTCGGAAGCCGGGATGTCGAAGGCACAAGCACGCGAAGCTGCTGCAGCGGCCGCGAGCAAGAAGAACCCTCCGGATAGCCGGCCGCATATGAACATTGTTTTCATTGGCCACGTTGACGCGGGCAAGAGCACAACCTGCGGAAACATCTTGTATCTTACCGGCGGAGTCGATGAGAGAACGATTGAGAAGTACGAGAAAGAGGCCAAGGAGAAGAATCGCGAATCCTGGTTTCTTGCCTTCGTCATGGACacaaacgaagaagagcgacagaag GGGAAGACTGTCGAAGTGGggcgcgcgttcttctcgacGCCGAACCGCCGCTTCACTCTGTTGGATGCGCCAGGCCACAAGGCGTTTGTGCCGAACATGATTGAAGGAGCCGCCCAGGCGGACGTCGGCGTCTTAATCATTTCCGCACGAAAGGGAGAGTTTGAAACGGGGTTTGAAAAGGGCGGTCAGACGCGCGAACACGCTCTGCTTGCGAAGACGCTAG GTGTCAACCAGCTAGTCATTGCAGTGAACAAGATGGACGAGCCGACGTGCGGGTGGAGTCAAGAGCGCTTCGAAGAAATCGAGAAGAAGCTTACTCCTTTCCTCAAGTCCTGTGGCTTCAATCCTGCCAAGGATATTTTTTTCATCCCCATCTCTGGTCTGCACGGTCAGAATCTCAAA GACCACGTGTCGCGCCCAGGAACCAAGGCCTACGACCCTCGCGCGTCCTGGTATGGGACCGAGCGACCGAGTCTCTTCGAACTGTTTGATTCTGTGCCCGTTCCGGACCGCAAGGAGGACGATCCCCTTCGCGTCCCGATTCTTGACGG ATACAAGGACGGTGGCGTCATCGCTTTGGGGAAGGTTGAGGCCGGCACGCTGACTCCTGGCATGAAC TGCATTTTGATGCCATTCAAGAACAAAGTGAAGGTTACCGGCGTCTTCATCGAAGATGACGAAGTGGCCTACGCAAAGCCCGGAGAGAATGTGCGAATCAAGTTGATGGGCATCGACGAGGACCAACTTGGAAACGGCATGATGCTTTGCCCACTGAACGAGCCGTGCCccgtcgtttcttctttcatTGGCCGATTGGGCATTGTTGAGCTGCTCGAACACCGCCCCCTCGTCACCGCTGGCTATTCCTGcgtgctgcatgcgcacacgGCACGAGAGGAGATTGTCCTGAACAAGCTTCTTG AGGTGGTTgacaagaagacgaagaagaagaagaccaaCCCGCAGTTTGTGAAGAATGATTGCATGGTCACCGTCGAAATTGAG CTGCAAAATCCAGTCTGTCTCGAGGAGTTCGAGAAGATGCCTCAACTGGGCCGATTCACTCTTCGAGACGAAG GGAAGACGATCGGTATCGGTCGCGTGCTGCAGATTTTGAAAACCGCATAA
- a CDS encoding tubulin polymerization-promoting protein family member 3, related, whose amino-acid sequence MSGLDGVFKSFTHDAPAMDGRTFVKLCKDCKVFDKNYTTTDADLVFTKVKAKGAKTITFAEFEAAIGLIAEKKKVSAQELSAQISSASGPVYSGTKALPNKFHDDKSLYTGVHANGGPSTVDGNINDISQILDRSAATVRGTKM is encoded by the coding sequence ATGTCGGGTCTCGACGGCGTGTTCAAATCATTCACTCACGACGCGCCCGCTATGGACGGGCGTACATTTGTGAAGTTGTGTAAGGACTGCAAGGTATTTGACAAGAACTACACGACAACGGACGCCGACCTTGTCTTCACAAAAGTGAAGGCAAAGGGCGCCAAGACCATCACTTTCGCCGAGTTCGAGGCGGCGATCGGCCTCAtcgcggaaaagaagaaagtcTCTGCGCAGGAGCTCTCGGCACAAATATCTTCAGCCAGCGGCCCCGTTTACAGTGGAACGAAAGCCCTTCCGAACAAATTTCATGACGATAAATCTCTGTACACAGGGGTCCATGCCAACGGAGGTCCAAGTACCGTCGATGGCAACATCAACGACATTTCGCAGATCCTTGACCGATCTGCAGCAACAGTGAGAGGCACGAAAATGTAA